From a single Paludibaculum fermentans genomic region:
- a CDS encoding lipopolysaccharide biosynthesis protein: MSNLKSLLKQSSHYLTGRGLAILIGFVSFPVYARLFSVADYGVLNLAQRFTLVALAVAKLGMQNAILRFYEESSDSEDSLRRLYSTALFGTTFGGLVCSLACALFFALPTSNWIPPNIARALLFASGLVFVRAAASPIFGFLRVEGKTFAFNALDVLTRLLSLIIGVSMVRLLGSRPENLLLGLIFAESAVIGIALVFYIPRHRLAIASFDPSLFRSAMGFAAPLAASELAQTLLGSADRAFVQYYLGSEPLGYYAAACAIAIILQEALQIPLNLALVPMYVKLWHREGAEATGRFVGLTFEVFLLAACAVTAVTFAAARELIVFVNSAKYAPAAPMLGPLVAGYMFLAASVFFSAGFWVQKKTMQMARLVAVAFGVKCVLNFIMLPGMGLAGAVIPNAVGFIVLAALYGWFSHRLLPLRLSPVRCLTYVAAAAVAAFAGQMVQTPGLLLSLVARTATVLGIYSVLVVLFDARLRQWLRQLPGFRSA; encoded by the coding sequence ATGAGCAATCTCAAGTCCCTGTTAAAGCAGTCGTCTCACTACCTGACAGGGCGCGGCCTCGCCATTCTCATCGGGTTTGTCTCGTTCCCTGTTTACGCCCGGCTCTTCTCGGTAGCCGATTACGGGGTGCTCAACCTGGCGCAGCGCTTCACGCTGGTCGCCCTGGCCGTCGCCAAACTGGGCATGCAGAACGCGATACTGCGGTTTTATGAGGAGTCCTCCGATTCAGAGGACTCCCTCCGCCGGCTTTACTCCACAGCCCTGTTCGGAACTACGTTTGGCGGCCTCGTCTGCTCCCTGGCCTGCGCCCTGTTCTTCGCCCTGCCCACGTCCAACTGGATTCCGCCCAACATCGCCCGCGCTCTGCTGTTTGCCTCCGGCCTCGTTTTCGTACGCGCCGCCGCGTCGCCCATCTTCGGGTTCCTGCGCGTGGAAGGTAAAACCTTTGCCTTCAATGCCCTGGACGTCCTCACGCGGCTGCTCTCGCTGATCATTGGCGTCAGCATGGTGCGCCTGCTCGGCAGCCGGCCGGAGAATCTGCTGCTGGGGCTCATCTTCGCCGAAAGCGCCGTCATCGGCATTGCGCTGGTTTTCTACATCCCGCGCCACCGCCTGGCCATCGCCAGCTTCGATCCGTCTCTCTTTCGCAGCGCCATGGGATTTGCCGCGCCGCTAGCCGCCTCCGAACTCGCGCAAACCCTCCTGGGCTCAGCCGATCGCGCCTTCGTACAGTACTATCTCGGCTCCGAACCCCTCGGCTACTACGCCGCCGCCTGCGCCATCGCCATCATTCTCCAGGAAGCCCTGCAGATCCCCCTGAACCTGGCGCTGGTGCCCATGTACGTCAAACTCTGGCATAGGGAAGGAGCGGAGGCGACCGGCCGTTTTGTCGGCCTCACGTTCGAGGTATTCCTGCTCGCCGCCTGCGCCGTCACCGCCGTCACCTTCGCCGCCGCCCGGGAACTGATCGTTTTTGTGAACTCCGCCAAGTACGCCCCCGCCGCGCCCATGCTCGGCCCGCTGGTGGCAGGCTATATGTTTCTGGCTGCGTCGGTCTTCTTCAGCGCCGGCTTCTGGGTGCAGAAGAAGACCATGCAAATGGCCCGCCTGGTGGCCGTGGCGTTTGGCGTTAAGTGCGTTCTGAACTTCATCATGCTGCCGGGCATGGGCCTGGCCGGAGCCGTCATCCCCAACGCCGTCGGCTTTATCGTGCTGGCGGCCCTCTACGGCTGGTTCTCTCACCGCCTGCTGCCCCTGCGGCTCTCGCCGGTGCGCTGCCTCACCTATGTCGCAGCGGCAGCCGTGGCCGCCTTTGCCGGGCAGATGGTGCAGACGCCCGGCCTGCTGCTTTCCCTGGTGGCTCGCACCGCCACCGTGCTGGGCATCTATTCCGTCCTGGTGGTGCTGTTCGACGCCCGTCTCCGCCAGTGGCTCCGGCAACTCCCCGGATTTCGCTCCGCCTGA